DNA sequence from the Caretta caretta isolate rCarCar2 chromosome 23, rCarCar1.hap1, whole genome shotgun sequence genome:
gtgctgagatgcagccacctctgggatggggcagtcAGAGAACAGCCGCATATAACACCACATTGGGCTGTCTTGCCCAGTACTAagatgcagtcacctctggggcggggcatcTGGCGAACACCCACACACAACGCCTCATGGGGAGGTCTTGCCCGGTGCCCAGATGCAGAGCTCCTCTGTTGAGAATATCCCACCCCCAGGGAGCCCCCTTACCAAGCCTCCATGCCCTGAGGATCCTGCACCACTCTCTTCACACAGTTGATGTCGTCCTTGATGTCGGGGTTCAGTAAATCTAGTAGCAAAGGTGGGAGGGTAAGGCAGGGATGGGCCCCCTCGGGGAggctgcagagttgggggggctGGGATGAAAGGGGAGGGGGTCAGATCTGCTCCAACCACACCTCAGCcaaatccacccccctcccccccgaatccccgctgccccccccggTGCCCGCTGAAGGGAAGGGTGCCTGTTCCCACCGCAGCCCATAACGCGGCCCCCGGCGCGGCTCAGCAGGCCAGGAACATACCCCAGATCCTGGGGGGGCTTCAGGAGGCAGGAGTGATTAGAAGCCTGATTGGGCGTCGCACAGGAATGTCCCAGAGCACGGCGCCCCCCCCCGCTGTGCCCCCCACTGACCCCAAAGCATGGTGCCCCCCACACTGAGCTTCCtacccgccccctgcagcccagcgccccacTGCTGAGCCCCCCACTGACCCCCTGCCCGACCCCTGCAGCACGgtgccccccgctgagccccccactGACCTccagcctcccaccccctgcagcctggCGCCCCCTGGCGGCCTCACCCTGGCAGCGCACGTGGCACAGGTTCTCCGACGGGCTCTGGGCGTCCTGGCACCACCAGCCGCTGTTGATCTGGAAGATGCCGTAGTCGGTGCTGCCGTCCGCATTGGCCCCCACGGCCGCCGTGTCGAAGCCGCTCTCGTAGAACGCCAGGCAGACCCCTGGGGGGCACAGCCCCAGAGAGAcggggagcggtgggggggggcacacagCCCCAGAGAGACGGGGAGCGGTGGGGGGGCGCAGCCCCTTAGAGAtggggagcagtgtgggggggaCACAGCCCCAGAGAGACAGggagtggtgtgggagggggcccaGAGCCCCACAGGGAGGTCCCATGGGGGGGGTGATTCGGGAGGGGCCCACAGCCCCATAGGGAAGTCCCATGGGAAATGGTGCAGGAGGGGCCCACAGCCCCATAGGGAGGTCCCATGAGGGGGGTGATGTGGGAGGGGCCCACAGCCCTATAGGGAGGTCCCACGGGAAATGGTGCAGGAGGGGCCCACAGCCCCATAGGGAGGTCCCACGGGAAATGGTGCAGGAGGGGCCCACAGCCCCATAGGGAGGTCCCATGATGGGGGTGATGCGGAGGGACCCGCAGCCCCATAGAAGAGCCCGTGGGACACAGCGGAGGGCTCACTCACAGTTGGCCAAGCTGTAGCCCTCGTATCCGTCCATCCCGTTCTCCTGCAGCTCTTGCGCCAGCTCGCAGCGGGTGAAGATCTTCCCCCGGCCCCCCGTGCTCAGGCAAGCCAGCAGGGtcaccagccccaggacccccaTCCCCGcagggctggggtcggggggCAGTCGGACTGCAGACCgaggggagctgagggggcgCTCCAGGAACAGGCCAACGGCACCGTCGGGGCGGCACTGGAAAGagaaagatggagagagagaaggggggtgtatggggatggccagaggggtgctgggcagtggctgAGGGGCGAATGGAGATGgccaggagggtgctgggcagtggctgggagctgtatGGGGCCCCCCCTGCTCTCCGTGGCCGGGGCTCGTGGCCTCCCTTCTAGAACGCCCTGTGGTGTCATGAAGGCCCCATGTTCTAGAACCACCCCTTGGGGTTCCATGAGAGGGAGTGACTCCGGATTgacccggggggcgggggtgaggtcAGATTCCCACCCTACCCCCACTGCAATCAGGGGtgacttcagctggagccagGCCGGAGTGCGACCCAAGGATCTCTCGGTGCCGACGGGCAGCGGGCCCAGGGCGTTTCACGGGGATCCCCTGGCTCCGATCTATGCCCGATCGTTCACTAAGGGGTGGGGTGGTAGGTCGCTCCCAAGAGCCATTCGCCCTCTGCTGGTAGATCGACCGATTCCAGGGCCTTTGTGAtttgagtctgacctcctgtctgcccggccagagaccttccccacaATAACTCCCGGAGCAGAAACACGGCCCAGCTTGATTTCAAAACGGCCAGGGAGAGAGACTCCACGCACCCTTTGGGAAAGTGTCCCGACGGGTAATTGCTCTGCTAGAAAAACGACACCTtctttccaggctgaatttgactagcttcaacttagaatcacagaagatcagggttggaagggacctcaggaggtatctggtccaggggtcggcaacctttcagaagtggtgcgtcgagtcttcatttattcactccaatttaaggtttcgcgtgccggggatacattttaacgtttttagaaggtctctttctataagtctataatacagaactaaactattgttgtatgtcaagtaaataaggtttttaaaatgtttaagaagcttcatttaaaattaaattaaaatgcagatcttatcagtttagtgtgatccttgcccttgcttttccttgccgAGTTTTCCACTGTCTGGCaggtatttggatactttaagctgcacacaggcttctgagtgatcagttgtaaactggctccgagagggacagaggacagatttcatgtgtgaaaatacctgttcacacaggtatgtggatccaaatgctgaaagcattgcaaacgcaattttcttcaaactgtTAAATTTCACaggcagggacgtccagcaggtcagacCAGAGGCCCCgtgatctctctcggtagcttcaagtgcactctgcagatctccaaactttgatgcccacaattctgagctttttaactgaacgagctgcatttcgaaatcttcaacccccatccactgaaatactgACAAATCCAAGTCCctttcgttgaacttttcaggttgaattagaaaagaaagcc
Encoded proteins:
- the LOC125628363 gene encoding lysozyme C, milk isozyme-like; the encoded protein is MGVLGLVTLLACLSTGGRGKIFTRCELAQELQENGMDGYEGYSLANWVCLAFYESGFDTAAVGANADGSTDYGIFQINSGWWCQDAQSPSENLCHVRCQDLLNPDIKDDINCVKRVVQDPQGMEAWDDWKNHCEKQDLTEWIESCNL